From the genome of Streptomyces sp. JH34:
CCCGTTCTTGCGGGCCTTCTCCTGAAGGCTGAGGACGGCGCCCTCAGCTTCTCGAGTTTCGACTACGAGGTCTCGGCCAAGGTCTCGGTGGACGCCGAGATCGAGGAGGACGGGACCGTCCTCGTCTCCGGTCGGCTGCTCGCCGACATCTGCCGCGCCCTGCCGAACCGTCCGGTGGAGATCTCCACAGACGGTGTACGGGCCACGGTGGTCTGCGGCTCCTCGCGGTTCACACTCCACACCCTTCCTGTGGAGGAGTACCCGGCACTGCCGCAGATGCCGACGGCCACGGGCACCGTTCCCGGTGAGGTCTTCGCCTCCGCGGCGGCGCAGGTCGCCATCGCGGCCGGGCGCGACGACACCCTGCCCGTCCTGACCGGTGTCCGGATCGAGATCGAGGGCGACACCGTCACCCTCGCGTCGACCGACCGCTACCGCTTCGCCGTCCGTGAGTTCCTGTGGAAGCCGGAGAACCCCGAGGCCTCGGCCGTCGCTCTGGTGCCCGCCAAGACCCTCCTGGACACGGCCAAGGCGCTGACGAGCGGCGACACGGTGACGCTGGCGCTGTCCGGCTCGGGCGCGGGCGAGGGGCTCATCGGTTTCGAGGGCGCCGGCCGCCGGACGACCACGCGGCTGCTCGAGGGCGACCTCCCGAAGTACCGGACGCTCTTCCCGACCGAATTCAACTCGGTCGCGGTCATCGAGACCGCCCCGTTCGTCGAGGCGGTCAAGCGCGTGGCCCTCGTCGCCGAGCGCAACACCCCGGTGCGGCTCAGCTTCGAGCAGGGCGTGCTGATCCTCGAGGCCGGCTCCAGCGACGACGCACAGGCTGTGGAGCGTGTCGACGCGGTGCTCGACGGCGACGACATCTCGATCGCCTTCAACCCGACCTTCCTGCTGGACGGGCTCAGCGCGATCGACTCCCCGGTCGCCCAGCTCTCCTTCACGACGTCGACCAAGCCCGCGCTGCTCAGCGGCCGGCCGGCCGTCGACGCCGAGGCGGACGACGCGTACAAGTACCTGATCATGCCGGTCCGCCTCTCCGGCTGATCCGGCGTGGTTCCTGTCATGGCAGTTTCCGGCGGGCAGGCTCAGTGCCGAGCGGGCTCACCGTGCTGCACCCCGCCGGGCTGCCCGGCCCGGGCGTAGGCTCGGTCCTGGGTACGAATCGGCACAACGCTTAAGGAATCTCTGATGGAGCTCGGTCTCGTCGGCCTCGGCAAGATGGGCGGCAACATGCGCGAGCGCATCCGCCGCGCAGGGCACACGGTCATCGGTTACGACCGCAACCCGGACGTCGCCGATGTCCACAGCCTCGAAGAGCTTGTGGGCAAGCTCAAGGGCCCGCGTGTCGTGTGGGTGATGGTCCCGGCGGGTGCCGCGACTCAGTCGACCATCGACGAGCTGGCCGATCTGCTGTCCCCGGGCGACGTCGTCGTTGACGGCGGCAACTCCCGCTGGACGGACGACGAGAAGCACGCCGTCGAGCTGGGCATCAAGGACATCGGCTTCGTCGACTGCGGTGTCTCCGGCGGTGTCTGGGGCCTCGAGAACGGCTACGCCCTGATGTACGGCGGCACCGAGGAGAACGTCGCCAAGGTCCAGCCGGTCTTCGACGCACTCAAGCCCGAGGGCGACTTCGGTTCCGTCCACGCGGGCAAGGTCGGCGCCGGCCACTTCGCCAAGATGGTCCACAACGGCATCGAGTACGCCATGATGCAGGCCTACGCCGAGGGCTGGGAGCTCCTGGAGAAGGTCGACTCCGTCACCGACGTGCGCGAGGTCTTCCGTTCCTGGCAGGAGGGCACGGTCATCCGTTCCTGGCTGCTGGACCTGGCGGTCAACGCGCTGGACGACGACGAGCACCTCGACCAGCTCCGTGGCTTCGCCGCGGACTCCGGCGAGGGCCGGTGGACGGTCGAGGCCGCCATCGACAACGCCGTGCCGCTGCCCGCGATCACCGCTTCCCTGTTCGCGCGCTTCGCGTCGAGGCAGGACGACTCGCCGCAGATGAAGATGATCGCCGCGCTGCGCAACCAGTTCGGCGGCCACGCGGTCGAGAACAAGAAGTAGGACCGCAGGAGAGCGGGCCGCGGGCAGCAGCCGGCCCGCGGCACAGCTGAACACAGCAGAGCAAGCAGTCGGAAGGGTCGGCGACCATGCACGTCACGCATCTCTCGCTGGCCGACTTCCGCTCGTACGCCCGGGTCGAGGTACCCCTCGACCCGGGCGTCACCGCGTTCGTGGGGGCCAACGGCCAGGGCAAGACCAACCTCGTGGAGGCGGTCGGCTATCTCGCCACGCTCGGCAGCCACCGGGTGTCGTCCGACGCCCCCCTGGTGCGGATGGGCGCCGAGCGCGCCGTCGTACGAGCCGCGGTCACTCAGGGCGAGCGGTCGCAGCTGATCGAGCTCGAGCTCAATCCGGGCCGCGCCAACCGGGCCCGTATCAACAGGTCGTCGCAGGTCAGGCCTCGTGATGTCCTGGGGATAGTGCGGACGGTGCTCTTCGCCCCGGAGGACCTCGCCCTGGTGAAGGGGGATCCGGGCGAGCGCCGGCGTTTCCTCGACGAGCTGATCACGGCGCGTTCCCCCCGCATGGCCGGAGTCCGCTCCGACTACGAGCGGGTGCTGAAGCAGCGGAACACCCTGCTGAAGTCCGCCGCCATGGCCCGTCGGCACGGCGGCCGGTCGATGGACCTGTCCACGCTCGACGTGTGGGACCAGCATCTGGGCCGCGTAGGGGCGGAACTCCTGGCGCAGCGACTGGATCTCATCGCGACCCT
Proteins encoded in this window:
- the dnaN gene encoding DNA polymerase III subunit beta; this translates as MKIRVERDVLAEAVAWVARSLPARPPAPVLAGLLLKAEDGALSFSSFDYEVSAKVSVDAEIEEDGTVLVSGRLLADICRALPNRPVEISTDGVRATVVCGSSRFTLHTLPVEEYPALPQMPTATGTVPGEVFASAAAQVAIAAGRDDTLPVLTGVRIEIEGDTVTLASTDRYRFAVREFLWKPENPEASAVALVPAKTLLDTAKALTSGDTVTLALSGSGAGEGLIGFEGAGRRTTTRLLEGDLPKYRTLFPTEFNSVAVIETAPFVEAVKRVALVAERNTPVRLSFEQGVLILEAGSSDDAQAVERVDAVLDGDDISIAFNPTFLLDGLSAIDSPVAQLSFTTSTKPALLSGRPAVDAEADDAYKYLIMPVRLSG
- the gnd gene encoding phosphogluconate dehydrogenase (NAD(+)-dependent, decarboxylating); amino-acid sequence: MELGLVGLGKMGGNMRERIRRAGHTVIGYDRNPDVADVHSLEELVGKLKGPRVVWVMVPAGAATQSTIDELADLLSPGDVVVDGGNSRWTDDEKHAVELGIKDIGFVDCGVSGGVWGLENGYALMYGGTEENVAKVQPVFDALKPEGDFGSVHAGKVGAGHFAKMVHNGIEYAMMQAYAEGWELLEKVDSVTDVREVFRSWQEGTVIRSWLLDLAVNALDDDEHLDQLRGFAADSGEGRWTVEAAIDNAVPLPAITASLFARFASRQDDSPQMKMIAALRNQFGGHAVENKK
- the recF gene encoding DNA replication/repair protein RecF, giving the protein MHVTHLSLADFRSYARVEVPLDPGVTAFVGANGQGKTNLVEAVGYLATLGSHRVSSDAPLVRMGAERAVVRAAVTQGERSQLIELELNPGRANRARINRSSQVRPRDVLGIVRTVLFAPEDLALVKGDPGERRRFLDELITARSPRMAGVRSDYERVLKQRNTLLKSAAMARRHGGRSMDLSTLDVWDQHLGRVGAELLAQRLDLIATLQPLADKAYADVAPGGGPVTLEYRSSVGADVEPARTREELYEQVMAALAQARKQEIERGVTLVGPHRDDLVLGLRGMPAKGYASHGESWSYALALRLASYDLLRTEGNEPVLVLDDVFAELDARRRERLAELVAPGEQVLVTAAVDDDVPGVLAGARYAVSAGAVERL